One segment of Brassica napus cultivar Da-Ae chromosome C3, Da-Ae, whole genome shotgun sequence DNA contains the following:
- the LOC125575096 gene encoding inactive beta-amylase 4, chloroplastic-like isoform X4, translating to MMKFISVIVSRLKALTVSLKALKLAGVHGVAVEVWWGIVERFCPLEFKWSLYDELFRLISEAGLKLHVALCFHSNMHLFRGKGGVSLPLWIREIGDVNKDIYYRDKNGFSNNDYLTLGVDQLPLFGGRTAVQCYEDFMLSFSKNFEPYFGNLIEEISIGLGPSGELRYPAHPLGDGRWTFPGIGEFQCHDKYMMEDLMAVASQEGKPQWGSRDLPNAGCYNSFPSGVPFFEEGHDSFLSDYGRFFLEWYSGKLICHADAILAKAADVLRRRQEEEKSSVMLVAKIGGIYWWYKTSSHPAELTAGYYNTAFRDGYDPLASVLSRHGAALHIPCLDMADSETPEKYLCSPEGLLRQIHDVSKKRTIQVTGRNTSERYDVMGLRQIRENCMQPPNGETVRSFTFFRMNEKIFRVENWNNFVPFVRQMSADV from the exons ATGATGAAGTTTATATCTGTTATCGTTTCCAGGCTCAAGGCTTTGACTGTTTCTCTAAAGGCACTCAAGTTAGCTGGTGTTCATGGAGTCGCGGTTGAGGTTTGGTGGGGGATTGTGGAGCGTTTCTGTCCTCTTGAGTTTAAATGGTCGCTCTACGATGAGCTCTTCAGGTTGATTTCTGAGGCAGGGTTGAAGTTGCACGTTGCTCTTTGTTTTCATTCAAACATGCACTTGTTTCGTGGAAAAGGAGGCGTCAGTCTTCCACTCTGGATCCGAGAG ATTGGAGACGTCAATAAGGATATATACTATCGAGACAAGAACGGATTCTCCAATAATGACTATTTGACACTTGGAGTCGATCAACTCCCTTTGTTTGGTGGTCGCACTGCTGTCCAATGCTATGAAGATTTTATGCTCAGCTTTTCTAAAAACTTTGAACCATATTTTGGAAACTTGATTGAAGAAATAAGCATCGGTCTTGGTCCTTCGGGGGAGCTTAG ATATCCGGCACATCCTTTGGGAGATGGGAGATGGACATTCCCTGGTATCGGTGAATTCCAATGCCATGACAAATACAT GATGGAAGACTTAATGGCTGTGGCTTCTCAAGAAGGCAAACCTCAATGGGGAAGCAGAGACCTTCCAAATGCAGGCTGCTATAATAGCTTTCCATCTGGGGTTCCTTTCTTTGAGGAGGGCCATGACAGTTTTCTCTCTGACTATGGTCGTTTCTTTCTA GAATGGTACAGTGGGAAGTTGATTTGTCATGCCGATGCTATTCTTGCAAAGGCTGCCGATGTTTTGCGGAGACGTCAGGAAGAGGAGAAAAGCTCTGTAATGTTGGTTGCAAAAATTGGTGGAATCTATTGGTGGTATAAGACATCTTCACACCCTGCTGAACTAACTGCAGGTTATTACAATACCGCATTCAGGGATGGCTATGATCCTCTCGCTTCTGTCTTGTCCCGCCATGGTGCCGCACTGCATATCCC GTGCTTGGATATGGCGGACAGTGAAACGCCTGAGAAGTATCTTTGCAGCCCTGAAGGATTGCTTAGACAG ATACACGATGTTTCAAAGAAGAGGACAATACAAGTGACTGGTAGAAACACAAGCGAAAGATATGATGTG ATGGGACTAAGGCAAATACGAGAGAACTGTATGCAGCCGCCGAATGGGGAAACTGTAAGATCGTTTACATTTTTCAGAATGAATGAGAAGATCTTTAGGGTGGAGAACTGGAACAACTTTGTCCCTTTCGTTAGGCAGATGAGTGCAGATGTGTAA
- the LOC125575096 gene encoding inactive beta-amylase 4, chloroplastic-like isoform X3, with protein MAEIGGIRCGCRGVPGGNFFHPGGFSLKSCFLEQQRTRRNRNFFRNVSIVPSFKRGRLITKWSSVAANSPIFSMDAREKSRSFVLVSSRHKKVPVYVMMPIDTFGIDSSGCPIIKRLKALTVSLKALKLAGVHGVAVEVWWGIVERFCPLEFKWSLYDELFRLISEAGLKLHVALCFHSNMHLFRGKGGVSLPLWIREIGDVNKDIYYRDKNGFSNNDYLTLGVDQLPLFGGRTAVQCYEDFMLSFSKNFEPYFGNLIEEISIGLGPSGELRYPAHPLGDGRWTFPGIGEFQCHDKYMMEDLMAVASQEGKPQWGSRDLPNAGCYNSFPSGVPFFEEGHDSFLSDYGRFFLEWYSGKLICHADAILAKAADVLRRRQEEEKSSVMLVAKIGGIYWWYKTSSHPAELTAGYYNTAFRDGYDPLASVLSRHGAALHIPCLDMADSETPEKYLCSPEGLLRQTGRCQHTAYCH; from the exons ATGGCGGAGATTGGGGGAATCAGATGTGGCTGTCGCGGAGTTCCCGGCGGCAACTTCTTCCACCCCGGAGGATTCTCTCTGAAATCTTGCTTCCTCGAGCAGCAGAGAACGAGGCGGAATCGAAACTTCTTCCGAAACGTATCTATCGTTCCTTCTTTCAAACGCGGTCGTTTAATCACGAAATGGAGCTCCGTCGCTGCGAATAGCCCAATCTTTAG TATGGATGCTCGGGAGAAATCAAGATCATTTGTGTTGGTATCATCAAGGCACAAGAAAGTCCCTGTTTACGTGATGATGCCTATTGACACGTTTGGAATCGATTCTTCTGGTTGCCCTATCATTAAAAG GCTCAAGGCTTTGACTGTTTCTCTAAAGGCACTCAAGTTAGCTGGTGTTCATGGAGTCGCGGTTGAGGTTTGGTGGGGGATTGTGGAGCGTTTCTGTCCTCTTGAGTTTAAATGGTCGCTCTACGATGAGCTCTTCAGGTTGATTTCTGAGGCAGGGTTGAAGTTGCACGTTGCTCTTTGTTTTCATTCAAACATGCACTTGTTTCGTGGAAAAGGAGGCGTCAGTCTTCCACTCTGGATCCGAGAG ATTGGAGACGTCAATAAGGATATATACTATCGAGACAAGAACGGATTCTCCAATAATGACTATTTGACACTTGGAGTCGATCAACTCCCTTTGTTTGGTGGTCGCACTGCTGTCCAATGCTATGAAGATTTTATGCTCAGCTTTTCTAAAAACTTTGAACCATATTTTGGAAACTTGATTGAAGAAATAAGCATCGGTCTTGGTCCTTCGGGGGAGCTTAG ATATCCGGCACATCCTTTGGGAGATGGGAGATGGACATTCCCTGGTATCGGTGAATTCCAATGCCATGACAAATACAT GATGGAAGACTTAATGGCTGTGGCTTCTCAAGAAGGCAAACCTCAATGGGGAAGCAGAGACCTTCCAAATGCAGGCTGCTATAATAGCTTTCCATCTGGGGTTCCTTTCTTTGAGGAGGGCCATGACAGTTTTCTCTCTGACTATGGTCGTTTCTTTCTA GAATGGTACAGTGGGAAGTTGATTTGTCATGCCGATGCTATTCTTGCAAAGGCTGCCGATGTTTTGCGGAGACGTCAGGAAGAGGAGAAAAGCTCTGTAATGTTGGTTGCAAAAATTGGTGGAATCTATTGGTGGTATAAGACATCTTCACACCCTGCTGAACTAACTGCAGGTTATTACAATACCGCATTCAGGGATGGCTATGATCCTCTCGCTTCTGTCTTGTCCCGCCATGGTGCCGCACTGCATATCCC GTGCTTGGATATGGCGGACAGTGAAACGCCTGAGAAGTATCTTTGCAGCCCTGAAGGATTGCTTAGACAG ACCGGTAGGTGTCAGCACACTGCTTACTGTCATTGA
- the LOC125575096 gene encoding inactive beta-amylase 4, chloroplastic-like isoform X1 yields MAEIGGIRCGCRGVPGGNFFHPGGFSLKSCFLEQQRTRRNRNFFRNVSIVPSFKRGRLITKWSSVAANSPIFSMDAREKSRSFVLVSSRHKKVPVYVMMPIDTFGIDSSGCPIIKRLKALTVSLKALKLAGVHGVAVEVWWGIVERFCPLEFKWSLYDELFRLISEAGLKLHVALCFHSNMHLFRGKGGVSLPLWIREIGDVNKDIYYRDKNGFSNNDYLTLGVDQLPLFGGRTAVQCYEDFMLSFSKNFEPYFGNLIEEISIGLGPSGELRYPAHPLGDGRWTFPGIGEFQCHDKYMMEDLMAVASQEGKPQWGSRDLPNAGCYNSFPSGVPFFEEGHDSFLSDYGRFFLEWYSGKLICHADAILAKAADVLRRRQEEEKSSVMLVAKIGGIYWWYKTSSHPAELTAGYYNTAFRDGYDPLASVLSRHGAALHIPCLDMADSETPEKYLCSPEGLLRQIHDVSKKRTIQVTGRNTSERYDVMGLRQIRENCMQPPNGETVRSFTFFRMNEKIFRVENWNNFVPFVRQMSADV; encoded by the exons ATGGCGGAGATTGGGGGAATCAGATGTGGCTGTCGCGGAGTTCCCGGCGGCAACTTCTTCCACCCCGGAGGATTCTCTCTGAAATCTTGCTTCCTCGAGCAGCAGAGAACGAGGCGGAATCGAAACTTCTTCCGAAACGTATCTATCGTTCCTTCTTTCAAACGCGGTCGTTTAATCACGAAATGGAGCTCCGTCGCTGCGAATAGCCCAATCTTTAG TATGGATGCTCGGGAGAAATCAAGATCATTTGTGTTGGTATCATCAAGGCACAAGAAAGTCCCTGTTTACGTGATGATGCCTATTGACACGTTTGGAATCGATTCTTCTGGTTGCCCTATCATTAAAAG GCTCAAGGCTTTGACTGTTTCTCTAAAGGCACTCAAGTTAGCTGGTGTTCATGGAGTCGCGGTTGAGGTTTGGTGGGGGATTGTGGAGCGTTTCTGTCCTCTTGAGTTTAAATGGTCGCTCTACGATGAGCTCTTCAGGTTGATTTCTGAGGCAGGGTTGAAGTTGCACGTTGCTCTTTGTTTTCATTCAAACATGCACTTGTTTCGTGGAAAAGGAGGCGTCAGTCTTCCACTCTGGATCCGAGAG ATTGGAGACGTCAATAAGGATATATACTATCGAGACAAGAACGGATTCTCCAATAATGACTATTTGACACTTGGAGTCGATCAACTCCCTTTGTTTGGTGGTCGCACTGCTGTCCAATGCTATGAAGATTTTATGCTCAGCTTTTCTAAAAACTTTGAACCATATTTTGGAAACTTGATTGAAGAAATAAGCATCGGTCTTGGTCCTTCGGGGGAGCTTAG ATATCCGGCACATCCTTTGGGAGATGGGAGATGGACATTCCCTGGTATCGGTGAATTCCAATGCCATGACAAATACAT GATGGAAGACTTAATGGCTGTGGCTTCTCAAGAAGGCAAACCTCAATGGGGAAGCAGAGACCTTCCAAATGCAGGCTGCTATAATAGCTTTCCATCTGGGGTTCCTTTCTTTGAGGAGGGCCATGACAGTTTTCTCTCTGACTATGGTCGTTTCTTTCTA GAATGGTACAGTGGGAAGTTGATTTGTCATGCCGATGCTATTCTTGCAAAGGCTGCCGATGTTTTGCGGAGACGTCAGGAAGAGGAGAAAAGCTCTGTAATGTTGGTTGCAAAAATTGGTGGAATCTATTGGTGGTATAAGACATCTTCACACCCTGCTGAACTAACTGCAGGTTATTACAATACCGCATTCAGGGATGGCTATGATCCTCTCGCTTCTGTCTTGTCCCGCCATGGTGCCGCACTGCATATCCC GTGCTTGGATATGGCGGACAGTGAAACGCCTGAGAAGTATCTTTGCAGCCCTGAAGGATTGCTTAGACAG ATACACGATGTTTCAAAGAAGAGGACAATACAAGTGACTGGTAGAAACACAAGCGAAAGATATGATGTG ATGGGACTAAGGCAAATACGAGAGAACTGTATGCAGCCGCCGAATGGGGAAACTGTAAGATCGTTTACATTTTTCAGAATGAATGAGAAGATCTTTAGGGTGGAGAACTGGAACAACTTTGTCCCTTTCGTTAGGCAGATGAGTGCAGATGTGTAA
- the LOC125584215 gene encoding protein TIC 20-v, chloroplastic-like, which yields MAISHLLSPLPSLTFFQTKNLTLTGRFSSSLPLNSNPHFPKPSPARERAASTLVLRSKGDDSVDASDRLISAVCYFYPFFDGIQYGKFIITQYQPFQILIQPLFPAIKAFKSFPFNGFLIFITLYFVVVRNQNFSRYVRFNTMQAIVLDVLLIFPDLLERSFNPTDGFGLDVVMSLDSTVFLFLLVSLIYGFSACLFGLVPRLPIVADAADRQVL from the coding sequence ATGGCAATATCTCATCTTCTTTCTCCATTACCATCTCTCACCTTCTTCCAAACCAAAAACCTAACCCTAACCGgtcgtttttcttcttctctccctCTAAACTCTAATCCCCACTTCCCAAAACCAAGTCCTGCAAGGGAAAGAGCAGCCTCCACACTCGTCCTCCGATCCAAGGGAGACGACTCCGTGGACGCATCCGATCGTCTCATCTCAGCCGTCTGTTACTTCTACCCGTTCTTCGATGGCATCCAGTACGGTAAATTCATCATCACGCAATACCAACCATTCCAGATTCTCATCCAACCCCTGTTTCCGGCCATCAAGGCCTTCAAGAGCTTCCCTTTCAATGgcttcctcatcttcatcaCTCTCTACTTCGTCGTCGTCAGGAACCAGAACTTCAGCAGGTACGTTAGGTTCAACACGATGCAGGCCATTGTGCTCGACGTGCTGTTGATCTTCCCGGATTTGCTTGAGAGGAGCTTCAATCCCACAGATGGGTTTGGTTTGGATGTGGTTATGAGTTTGGACAGCACGGTGTTCCTCTTCTTGCTTGTCTCCTTGATCTATGGTTTCTCTGCTTGCTTGTTTGGTCTGGTCCCTAGGTTGCCCATTGTTGCTGATGCAGCTGATAGGCAAGTACTTTGA
- the LOC125575096 gene encoding inactive beta-amylase 4, chloroplastic-like isoform X2 has protein sequence MAEIGGIRCGCRGVPGGNFFHPGGFSLKSCFLEQQRTRRNRNFFRNVSIVPSFKRGRLITKWSSVAANSPIFSMDAREKSRSFVLVSSRHKKVPVYVMMPIDTFGIDSSGCPIIKRLKALTVSLKALKLAGVHGVAVEVWWGIVERFCPLEFKWSLYDELFRLISEAGLKLHVALCFHSNMHLFRGKGGVSLPLWIREIGDVNKDIYYRDKNGFSNNDYLTLGVDQLPLFGGRTAVQCYEDFMLSFSKNFEPYFGNLIEEISIGLGPSGELRYPAHPLGDGRWTFPGIGEFQCHDKYMMEDLMAVASQEGKPQWGSRDLPNAGCYNSFPSGVPFFEEGHDSFLSDYGRFFLEWYSGKLICHADAILAKAADVLRRRQEEEKSSVMLVAKIGGIYWWYKTSSHPAELTAGYYNTAFRDGYDPLASVLSRHGAALHIPCLDMADSETPEKYLCSPEGLLRQVLSFPNVSSRIQLCSYEEFLVFRPVGVSTLLTVIDTHENDTRCFKEEDNTSDW, from the exons ATGGCGGAGATTGGGGGAATCAGATGTGGCTGTCGCGGAGTTCCCGGCGGCAACTTCTTCCACCCCGGAGGATTCTCTCTGAAATCTTGCTTCCTCGAGCAGCAGAGAACGAGGCGGAATCGAAACTTCTTCCGAAACGTATCTATCGTTCCTTCTTTCAAACGCGGTCGTTTAATCACGAAATGGAGCTCCGTCGCTGCGAATAGCCCAATCTTTAG TATGGATGCTCGGGAGAAATCAAGATCATTTGTGTTGGTATCATCAAGGCACAAGAAAGTCCCTGTTTACGTGATGATGCCTATTGACACGTTTGGAATCGATTCTTCTGGTTGCCCTATCATTAAAAG GCTCAAGGCTTTGACTGTTTCTCTAAAGGCACTCAAGTTAGCTGGTGTTCATGGAGTCGCGGTTGAGGTTTGGTGGGGGATTGTGGAGCGTTTCTGTCCTCTTGAGTTTAAATGGTCGCTCTACGATGAGCTCTTCAGGTTGATTTCTGAGGCAGGGTTGAAGTTGCACGTTGCTCTTTGTTTTCATTCAAACATGCACTTGTTTCGTGGAAAAGGAGGCGTCAGTCTTCCACTCTGGATCCGAGAG ATTGGAGACGTCAATAAGGATATATACTATCGAGACAAGAACGGATTCTCCAATAATGACTATTTGACACTTGGAGTCGATCAACTCCCTTTGTTTGGTGGTCGCACTGCTGTCCAATGCTATGAAGATTTTATGCTCAGCTTTTCTAAAAACTTTGAACCATATTTTGGAAACTTGATTGAAGAAATAAGCATCGGTCTTGGTCCTTCGGGGGAGCTTAG ATATCCGGCACATCCTTTGGGAGATGGGAGATGGACATTCCCTGGTATCGGTGAATTCCAATGCCATGACAAATACAT GATGGAAGACTTAATGGCTGTGGCTTCTCAAGAAGGCAAACCTCAATGGGGAAGCAGAGACCTTCCAAATGCAGGCTGCTATAATAGCTTTCCATCTGGGGTTCCTTTCTTTGAGGAGGGCCATGACAGTTTTCTCTCTGACTATGGTCGTTTCTTTCTA GAATGGTACAGTGGGAAGTTGATTTGTCATGCCGATGCTATTCTTGCAAAGGCTGCCGATGTTTTGCGGAGACGTCAGGAAGAGGAGAAAAGCTCTGTAATGTTGGTTGCAAAAATTGGTGGAATCTATTGGTGGTATAAGACATCTTCACACCCTGCTGAACTAACTGCAGGTTATTACAATACCGCATTCAGGGATGGCTATGATCCTCTCGCTTCTGTCTTGTCCCGCCATGGTGCCGCACTGCATATCCC GTGCTTGGATATGGCGGACAGTGAAACGCCTGAGAAGTATCTTTGCAGCCCTGAAGGATTGCTTAGACAGGTACTTTCATTTCCTAATGTTTCATCTAGAATTCAACTCTGCTCATATGAAGAGTTTCTTGTATTTAGACCGGTAGGTGTCAGCACACTGCTTACTGTCATTGACACTCATGAAAATG ATACACGATGTTTCAAAGAAGAGGACAATACAAGTGACTGGTAG